In Actinoplanes sp. NBC_00393, a single genomic region encodes these proteins:
- a CDS encoding Clp protease N-terminal domain-containing protein: protein MPKINVYLPDELADAVKDTGIPVSAICQRALEQAVRRVTAIRETSLTQLTHDDLEQRFPLFTPRARTVLTLAIEQAGTAATVGTGQLLAGILDEGDNLALRVLQAIEIEPAQVRQALARHTDAEPGPPGATHFSTAAAGALELTVTEATSLGHNYVGCEHLLLGLIGEPDGVAGQVLRGLGAEARLTRRAVSAALAGYVHLRANTAAQPAAPSTQALVAALQEQLKPLIARIERLEHNLP from the coding sequence ATGCCGAAAATCAACGTGTACCTCCCCGACGAACTCGCCGACGCTGTCAAGGACACCGGCATCCCCGTCTCGGCCATCTGCCAGCGCGCCCTGGAGCAGGCAGTCCGCCGGGTCACCGCGATCCGGGAGACCTCCCTCACCCAGCTCACCCACGACGACCTGGAGCAACGCTTCCCCTTGTTCACCCCACGGGCCCGCACCGTGCTCACCCTGGCCATCGAGCAGGCCGGCACGGCGGCGACGGTCGGCACCGGGCAGCTGCTCGCCGGCATCCTCGACGAGGGCGACAACCTGGCGTTGCGCGTGCTGCAGGCGATCGAGATCGAGCCGGCCCAGGTCCGCCAGGCGCTGGCCCGGCACACCGACGCCGAGCCCGGCCCGCCCGGCGCCACCCACTTCAGCACCGCGGCCGCCGGGGCGCTGGAGCTCACCGTCACCGAGGCGACGTCGCTGGGTCACAACTATGTCGGCTGCGAGCATCTGCTGCTCGGGCTGATCGGCGAACCCGACGGCGTCGCCGGGCAGGTGCTGCGCGGGCTCGGCGCGGAGGCGCGGCTGACCCGCCGGGCGGTCAGCGCGGCCCTGGCCGGTTATGTTCATCTGCGCGCCAACACCGCTGCGCAGCCGGCGGCGCCGAGCACGCAGGCCTTGGTCGCGGCGCTGCAGGAGCAGCTCAAGCCGCTGATCGCCCGCATCGAGCGACTCGAACACAACCTTCCATGA
- a CDS encoding alpha/beta hydrolase family protein: MRTLTVNDVPVALWTPENTTGPRRLILICHGGGQHKTAPAVVHLAQRFTSAGYAVAAADVPNHGERPTDQKLERLANTIQARVDGGEDLASLLAAFQAQVAAQTVPEWQAVLDHLGVDTAGYWGVSLGCGLGVPFVAAEPRVRAAVLGLGGAAANAEVAARITVPVEFLIQWDDERVPREQSLALFDAFGSAEKTLHANPGKHSDRLPEHEIDSAIRFFARYL, encoded by the coding sequence ATGCGAACTCTCACCGTCAACGACGTACCCGTCGCACTGTGGACCCCCGAGAACACCACCGGCCCGCGGCGGCTGATCCTGATCTGCCACGGCGGCGGTCAGCACAAGACGGCTCCCGCCGTCGTACATCTCGCCCAGCGGTTCACCTCGGCCGGCTACGCGGTCGCCGCAGCCGACGTGCCCAACCACGGAGAGCGGCCCACCGATCAGAAGCTCGAACGGCTCGCCAACACCATCCAGGCCCGGGTGGACGGCGGGGAGGACCTGGCTTCGCTGCTCGCCGCATTCCAGGCGCAGGTCGCCGCACAGACCGTTCCCGAATGGCAAGCCGTCCTGGACCACCTCGGCGTGGACACCGCGGGCTATTGGGGAGTGTCGTTGGGCTGCGGGCTGGGCGTGCCGTTCGTCGCCGCCGAACCCCGCGTGCGGGCGGCGGTCCTGGGCCTCGGCGGCGCCGCCGCCAACGCGGAGGTCGCCGCGCGGATCACGGTGCCGGTCGAGTTCCTGATCCAGTGGGATGACGAGCGGGTGCCGCGGGAGCAGAGCCTGGCGCTGTTCGACGCGTTCGGTTCTGCGGAGAAGACGCTGCACGCCAATCCGGGCAAGCACTCGGACCGGCTACCGGAACACGAGATCGACAGCGCGATCCGGTTCTTCGCCCGCTACCTCTGA
- a CDS encoding tyrosine-type recombinase/integrase produces MSDRMPMTAEPVLEPPSTALAPAAAATGEAALAARVTRIVTLVAGMPALPADDGSRYSPRRLTVAWLLEAESPHTEKAHSRDLDVFLRWCDRERLDPLTARPTDLSQFRVWRESSAADGKPAAASTVARALASISSWYSHLVANTDGAVARNPAAAVKRPAVNRHTSTTAGLTLDEVDALLAAADAQVAARAAAANRTMTGRINHLAALRDRALLRLLADLGLRISEALDRDLADLSNNAGHRTLRYVGKGGVIRERPMPAHTLQALDEYLAARAVATGADRLTGPLFATSGAAGDGRLAEPNVFMTIRRLAGKAGIASANRLSPHSLRHAFATGAREAGVPLEDVQDAMGHADPRTTRRYDRDRHNLDRDPAFLLGSRRASRRT; encoded by the coding sequence GTGAGCGATCGGATGCCGATGACCGCCGAACCTGTTCTCGAACCGCCGTCGACTGCCCTGGCACCCGCGGCTGCGGCGACGGGAGAGGCAGCGCTGGCGGCGCGGGTTACCCGGATCGTCACGCTGGTAGCCGGGATGCCGGCGCTGCCCGCCGACGACGGCAGCCGGTACAGCCCGCGCCGGCTGACCGTCGCCTGGCTGCTGGAAGCCGAATCGCCCCACACGGAGAAAGCCCACAGCCGCGACCTCGACGTCTTCCTGCGCTGGTGCGATCGCGAACGCCTCGATCCGCTCACCGCCCGGCCCACGGATCTGAGCCAGTTCAGGGTGTGGCGCGAATCGTCTGCAGCCGACGGCAAACCGGCGGCGGCCAGCACGGTCGCCCGCGCGCTCGCGTCGATCTCCAGCTGGTACTCGCATCTGGTCGCCAACACCGACGGTGCGGTGGCCCGCAATCCGGCTGCCGCGGTGAAACGCCCGGCGGTGAACCGGCACACCTCAACCACTGCCGGGCTCACCCTGGACGAGGTCGATGCCCTGCTGGCCGCCGCCGACGCTCAGGTGGCGGCCCGCGCCGCAGCCGCGAACCGCACTATGACCGGCCGGATCAACCATCTGGCGGCATTGCGGGACCGGGCTCTGTTGCGCCTGCTCGCCGACCTCGGCCTGCGCATCAGCGAAGCTCTCGACCGGGACCTGGCCGATCTGAGTAACAACGCCGGGCACCGAACACTGCGATATGTCGGCAAGGGCGGCGTCATCCGGGAACGCCCGATGCCCGCGCACACCCTGCAGGCCCTGGACGAGTACCTGGCGGCCCGGGCCGTCGCGACCGGCGCCGACAGGCTCACCGGCCCGTTGTTCGCCACGAGCGGCGCCGCCGGTGACGGCCGGCTCGCCGAACCAAACGTCTTCATGACGATCCGTCGTCTGGCCGGCAAGGCCGGCATCGCCTCCGCGAACCGGCTGTCGCCACACTCGTTGCGGCATGCCTTCGCCACCGGTGCCCGCGAAGCCGGTGTCCCCCTGGAAGATGTGCAGGACGCGATGGGCCACGCCGACCCGCGAACCACCCGTCGCTACGACCGCGACCGGCACAACCTGGACCGCGACCCGGCCTTCCTCCTCGGCTCCCGCCGCGCCAGCCGCCGTACCTGA
- a CDS encoding endonuclease VII domain-containing protein, with the protein MRPSGPEAIRAANRWKKYRITPQQDDALCESQHYRCKICGIHENDIRSILTGRPRLDGEPTAEPVRLVVDHCHDSQRVRGLLCNSCNAMIGQARDRPEVLRAGADYLEAPRGSGPRLTIL; encoded by the coding sequence GTGCGCCCGTCTGGGCCTGAAGCGATCCGTGCCGCGAATCGCTGGAAGAAGTACCGGATCACCCCGCAGCAGGACGACGCGCTCTGCGAGTCACAGCACTACCGCTGCAAGATCTGCGGCATCCATGAGAACGACATCAGGTCAATTCTCACCGGGCGCCCGCGTCTGGATGGCGAGCCGACCGCTGAGCCGGTGCGGCTTGTCGTCGACCACTGCCATGACAGCCAGCGAGTGCGCGGCCTGCTGTGCAACAGCTGCAACGCAATGATCGGGCAAGCGCGGGACCGGCCGGAGGTGCTGCGGGCCGGAGCGGATTACCTGGAAGCACCGCGTGGAAGCGGCCCTCGACTGACGATCTTGTGA
- a CDS encoding HEAT repeat domain-containing protein produces the protein MIEICEPGGEQDVRWVMAALRGAGEPELDAVPWARFTDECWAPDAVPNLLRALSNPDHASSSLSELWTIVRTEGTSDVTGALAVPFLLRIAADPAASQRGELLNLAAEVGHRNHFGTDVRASLFQMVDEQDRETIDGYGRTVAWTCQAAREAVTVDAPLLIGLLDDPTPPVRANAAYALAGALMPPPEVTAALRERLAVETSPAVRISLVLALAQLAVEHADSDVTAWTAALWADPGNLPDVRFAAALSWLCATTEPVPTRMLDLFAEVVDARLAEAMDDVPWPNHHLRRGGLAAWLVAFLGDMPDVQTDLVARLAVSPHPALRASALRAAYAVASEWRSRTDAMIGLLADRLHDTDPAVRRSAARHLVRAGAAVVPAADRIAAALDDPDPEVWAWTVVMLARLGDARVVEPLADLLSRPAYPWPEPRWHPDGNPDPGNLLPAMSPYAERLAPVVMARLADMGNGWQRLRCDLLQGMSHWGEQGAGAVALLTELLSAPNSDRTTVVSCLARIGPPAVAVVPVLDRLAADAEPGLLAILVWARWRITGLRAEDTAATLARLATMAGTGSQPLRLLADLGPVAAAHAPAIRARLSADNHLTTRVQAAFALWSATGNTTDTVPILTAVLDESWEWNPFGSADTTVVDYLARMGPAATAAVPALTAFLEADRRIEQFGLNDPVDWDQRCQQSAMAALRAIHPAPR, from the coding sequence GTGATTGAGATTTGTGAGCCCGGCGGAGAGCAGGACGTCCGGTGGGTGATGGCGGCACTACGTGGGGCCGGCGAGCCGGAGTTGGACGCCGTTCCCTGGGCGCGGTTCACTGACGAGTGCTGGGCACCCGACGCCGTTCCCAATCTGCTGCGGGCGCTGTCTAATCCCGACCACGCTTCCAGCAGCCTCAGCGAGCTGTGGACCATCGTGCGCACCGAGGGTACCAGCGACGTCACCGGAGCCCTCGCGGTGCCGTTTCTGCTGCGAATCGCCGCTGACCCTGCGGCGTCCCAGCGCGGCGAGCTGCTGAACCTTGCCGCCGAGGTGGGACACCGAAACCACTTCGGTACGGACGTGCGCGCGTCCTTGTTCCAGATGGTCGACGAACAGGACCGCGAGACGATCGACGGGTACGGGCGCACCGTCGCGTGGACCTGCCAGGCGGCGCGGGAGGCGGTCACGGTCGACGCCCCGCTGCTGATCGGCCTGCTCGACGATCCGACTCCACCGGTCCGGGCGAACGCGGCATACGCCCTGGCCGGCGCGCTGATGCCACCGCCCGAGGTGACGGCCGCGCTGCGGGAACGCCTCGCGGTCGAAACGTCCCCGGCCGTACGGATCAGTCTGGTGCTGGCTCTCGCGCAGTTGGCGGTGGAGCACGCGGACTCGGACGTGACGGCGTGGACGGCCGCGCTGTGGGCCGACCCGGGCAACCTGCCTGACGTACGGTTCGCCGCCGCGTTGAGCTGGTTGTGCGCGACGACCGAGCCCGTGCCTACACGGATGCTGGACTTGTTCGCCGAGGTAGTCGACGCTCGCCTGGCTGAAGCGATGGACGATGTGCCGTGGCCCAACCACCACCTTCGCCGTGGCGGGCTGGCCGCGTGGCTCGTCGCCTTCCTGGGCGACATGCCAGATGTCCAGACGGATCTGGTGGCACGCCTGGCGGTATCGCCCCACCCAGCTCTGCGCGCATCGGCCCTGCGTGCGGCCTACGCTGTTGCCAGCGAGTGGCGCTCGCGGACCGACGCGATGATCGGCTTGCTGGCGGACCGTCTGCACGACACTGATCCGGCCGTACGGCGCAGCGCTGCTCGGCACCTGGTCCGGGCCGGAGCCGCCGTCGTGCCCGCCGCCGATCGGATCGCTGCCGCGCTCGACGATCCGGACCCCGAGGTGTGGGCCTGGACGGTCGTGATGCTGGCTCGTCTGGGCGACGCCCGCGTAGTCGAGCCGCTGGCGGACCTACTGAGCCGGCCGGCCTATCCCTGGCCCGAGCCCCGCTGGCACCCGGATGGCAACCCCGATCCGGGCAATCTGTTACCGGCGATGAGCCCGTATGCCGAGCGGCTCGCACCGGTCGTCATGGCACGTCTGGCCGACATGGGCAACGGCTGGCAGCGTCTCCGGTGTGATCTTCTCCAGGGCATGAGCCACTGGGGCGAACAAGGAGCTGGTGCTGTCGCACTGCTGACTGAGCTGCTGTCCGCGCCGAACAGCGATCGCACCACGGTCGTATCCTGCCTCGCTCGGATCGGTCCGCCGGCCGTCGCGGTGGTGCCCGTTCTGGACCGACTGGCCGCCGACGCCGAACCTGGCCTGCTGGCTATCCTGGTCTGGGCACGCTGGCGCATCACCGGGTTACGCGCCGAAGACACCGCCGCCACGCTGGCCCGGCTGGCCACGATGGCGGGCACCGGATCTCAACCCCTGCGCCTGCTCGCCGACCTGGGTCCCGTCGCCGCGGCACACGCGCCGGCAATCCGCGCCCGGCTGAGCGCCGACAATCACTTGACGACCAGAGTGCAGGCAGCTTTCGCGCTGTGGAGCGCCACCGGCAACACGACCGACACGGTGCCTATCCTCACTGCCGTCCTCGATGAGTCCTGGGAGTGGAATCCGTTCGGCTCCGCCGACACCACCGTCGTGGACTACCTTGCCCGGATGGGTCCGGCGGCAACGGCCGCAGTGCCGGCGTTGACCGCCTTCCTCGAAGCCGATCGCCGGATCGAGCAGTTTGGCTTGAACGACCCGGTCGACTGGGACCAGCGTTGCCAACAGTCGGCTATGGCCGCGCTGCGCGCCATCCATCCAGCGCCGCGCTGA
- a CDS encoding recombinase family protein: MRVGYIRVSTVDQNTVRQLDGIEVERTFTDKSSGKDTTRPKLNELITFVRDGDTILVHSMDRLARNLDDLRSLVRTLTGKGVRVEFVKEGLTFTGEDSPMATLLLNVMGAFAEFERALILERQREGIAAAKTRGVYTGRKPALTPDQAAELRARAAAGEKKAALAREYEISRETLYSYLRAAPAAVPAG; encoded by the coding sequence ATGCGCGTCGGCTACATCCGGGTCAGCACCGTCGACCAGAACACCGTCCGGCAACTCGACGGCATCGAGGTCGAGCGCACCTTCACCGACAAGTCGTCCGGCAAGGACACCACCCGGCCCAAGCTCAACGAGCTGATCACGTTTGTCCGCGACGGCGACACCATCCTCGTCCACTCGATGGACCGACTCGCCCGCAACCTCGACGACCTCCGCAGCCTCGTCCGGACACTCACCGGCAAGGGCGTGCGGGTGGAGTTCGTCAAGGAGGGCCTGACCTTCACCGGCGAGGACTCACCGATGGCGACCCTGCTGCTGAACGTGATGGGCGCGTTCGCGGAGTTCGAGCGCGCACTGATTCTGGAACGCCAGCGCGAGGGCATCGCCGCGGCCAAGACCCGCGGCGTCTACACCGGCCGCAAACCGGCACTGACCCCCGACCAGGCCGCCGAACTCCGGGCCCGGGCAGCCGCCGGCGAGAAGAAGGCCGCCCTGGCTCGCGAGTACGAGATCAGCCGGGAGACCCTCTACAGCTACCTGCGCGCCGCCCCGGCCGCGGTACCGGCCGGGTGA
- a CDS encoding DUF488 domain-containing protein, with product MTSRQQDPAGLIGVGYQGRTVEELITQLHALGVSRLVDVRLTPLSRKRGLSKTALGQALQDAGIVYEHRRELGNPKDNRPGFAGTGAARNQARTRYAELLAQPQARQALEDVAAAGRQERVAVLCFEADEDQCHRQVLIQEVQRRLGAGTDARGGQ from the coding sequence GTGACGTCCAGGCAGCAGGATCCCGCGGGTCTGATCGGTGTCGGCTATCAGGGCCGAACGGTCGAAGAGCTCATCACGCAACTGCACGCGCTGGGGGTGTCTCGGCTCGTCGACGTCCGGTTGACCCCGCTGTCGCGCAAGCGCGGGCTGAGCAAGACCGCGCTCGGGCAGGCGCTGCAGGACGCCGGCATCGTCTACGAGCACCGCCGGGAGCTGGGCAACCCGAAGGACAACCGGCCCGGGTTCGCCGGCACCGGTGCCGCCCGCAACCAGGCCCGCACCCGGTACGCCGAACTGCTGGCACAGCCCCAGGCCCGCCAGGCGCTCGAGGACGTCGCCGCTGCCGGCCGCCAGGAACGCGTCGCGGTGCTCTGCTTCGAGGCCGACGAGGATCAGTGCCACCGCCAGGTGCTGATCCAGGAGGTTCAGCGGCGCCTCGGTGCCGGCACCGACGCCCGCGGCGGCCAGTAG
- a CDS encoding Tn3 family transposase, translating into MTTKLLARAQRESAKDQAKRYPRVSREAAKLAAAMEVVLTATEAEQDMPMARMWDLVEDVATKAELRAAVALIHEVAPPGLDPEQEWQAALCARFPVARKFVRLLAETIEFGATADAAKVLIALKGLPDLLDARPSKRVPTGFLDARLADVEVVPTGWRKQVFTEGRPPGTVDRAGYTFCVLSQFHTRLKRRDIFAAASSRWADPRSQLLDGEQWQAKREVLLESLDVPEVPDDLLQECASELDGAWRHMAARAAAGEVTVGADGRLHAAALKAVAEPDTLTALRDRCQKMMPRLDIGDLVTEVMGWYPGFVDAYTHVSSGGARMDDLPVTLAAVLTAQALNLSWTAVISPNVPALTRSRISHVYQNYVRAENHAAANRWLIDGQAGSATAACWGGGLVAAVDGTRFVVPVRSLHARPNPKYFGRRKGATFLNLINDQGAGTAGMVLSGTPRDSLNAVDLLYRRDGGRQPQVLISDTGSYSDMVFGLLKLLGVQYRPELADLPDQKLWRISPSADYGMLDGAARGRIDLARVRQHWPDILRLVASVHSGAVSACDAMRMLQHCGNPTQLGQALAHFGRIFKTLHVLAYVDAESYRRAIKRMRNLQEGRHGLGKYVFHGRRGELREPYHAGMEDQLGALGLVINCITLWNTVYLDTILDQLRADGFPVLDADVARLSPYMYAHINVHGHYTFTAPDLRGDRRPLRDPDTVGEE; encoded by the coding sequence ATGACGACTAAGCTGCTGGCCCGGGCGCAGCGGGAGTCGGCCAAGGATCAGGCCAAGCGGTATCCGCGGGTGTCGCGGGAGGCGGCCAAGCTGGCCGCCGCGATGGAGGTGGTCCTGACGGCCACCGAGGCGGAGCAGGACATGCCGATGGCCCGGATGTGGGATCTGGTCGAGGACGTGGCGACGAAGGCGGAGCTGCGGGCCGCGGTGGCGCTGATCCACGAGGTCGCACCGCCCGGATTGGATCCGGAGCAGGAGTGGCAGGCGGCGCTGTGTGCCCGGTTCCCGGTGGCGCGCAAGTTCGTGCGACTGCTGGCCGAGACGATCGAGTTCGGAGCGACCGCGGACGCGGCCAAGGTTCTGATCGCGTTGAAAGGGCTGCCCGATCTGCTGGACGCCCGGCCGAGTAAGCGGGTGCCTACCGGATTCTTGGACGCCCGGCTGGCTGACGTCGAGGTAGTGCCGACCGGATGGCGTAAACAGGTGTTCACCGAGGGCCGGCCGCCGGGCACGGTGGACCGGGCCGGGTACACGTTCTGCGTGCTCTCGCAGTTCCACACCCGGCTCAAACGCCGGGACATCTTCGCTGCAGCGTCGTCGCGGTGGGCCGACCCGCGCTCGCAGCTACTCGACGGCGAGCAGTGGCAGGCCAAACGGGAGGTCCTGCTGGAGTCCCTGGATGTTCCGGAGGTCCCCGACGACCTGTTACAGGAGTGCGCGAGCGAGTTGGACGGGGCGTGGCGGCACATGGCCGCGCGGGCGGCGGCCGGTGAGGTCACCGTCGGCGCGGACGGTCGGCTGCACGCCGCCGCGCTGAAGGCGGTTGCCGAGCCGGACACCCTGACGGCGTTGCGGGACCGGTGCCAGAAGATGATGCCGCGCCTGGACATCGGTGACCTGGTCACGGAGGTGATGGGCTGGTATCCGGGATTCGTGGACGCCTACACCCACGTCAGCAGCGGCGGGGCGCGGATGGACGACCTGCCGGTCACCCTGGCGGCGGTGCTGACCGCGCAGGCGCTCAACCTGAGCTGGACCGCGGTGATCTCGCCGAACGTACCGGCGCTGACCCGGTCGCGGATCAGCCACGTCTATCAGAACTACGTGCGCGCGGAGAACCATGCGGCGGCCAACCGGTGGCTGATCGACGGGCAGGCCGGGTCCGCGACGGCGGCCTGCTGGGGTGGCGGTCTGGTCGCCGCGGTGGACGGCACCCGGTTCGTGGTGCCGGTCCGGTCGCTGCACGCCCGGCCGAACCCGAAATACTTCGGCCGGCGCAAGGGCGCGACATTCCTCAACCTGATCAACGATCAGGGTGCTGGGACGGCGGGCATGGTGCTCTCCGGCACGCCGCGGGATTCGCTGAACGCGGTCGACCTGCTGTACCGGCGTGACGGCGGTCGGCAGCCGCAGGTGCTCATCTCAGACACCGGTTCGTACTCCGACATGGTATTCGGCCTGCTGAAACTGCTGGGGGTGCAGTATCGGCCGGAGCTGGCCGACCTGCCGGATCAGAAGCTGTGGCGGATCAGCCCGTCCGCGGACTACGGGATGCTCGACGGCGCGGCCCGCGGGCGCATCGACCTGGCACGGGTGCGGCAGCACTGGCCGGACATTCTGCGGCTGGTCGCCTCGGTGCACAGCGGCGCGGTGTCGGCGTGTGACGCGATGCGGATGCTGCAGCACTGCGGGAACCCGACCCAGCTCGGGCAGGCCCTCGCCCACTTCGGCAGGATCTTCAAGACGTTGCACGTTTTGGCCTACGTCGACGCCGAGTCGTACCGGCGGGCGATCAAACGGATGCGTAACCTGCAAGAAGGGCGGCACGGCCTGGGCAAGTACGTCTTCCACGGCCGCCGCGGCGAGCTACGCGAGCCGTACCACGCGGGCATGGAGGACCAGCTCGGCGCGCTCGGCCTGGTGATCAACTGCATCACGTTGTGGAACACCGTCTATCTGGACACGATCCTCGATCAGCTGCGCGCCGACGGATTCCCGGTCCTGGACGCCGACGTGGCCCGGCTCTCGCCGTACATGTACGCGCACATCAACGTGCACGGGCACTACACCTTCACAGCACCGGATCTACGTGGCGATCGGCGGCCCCTGCGTGATCCCGACACGGTGGGCGAGGAATAG
- a CDS encoding DUF4158 domain-containing protein, whose protein sequence is MSDDGDERRFLTAVQVEAYGRFVGTPVLEDLERFFLLDDVDLKLVRGRRGAANRLGFALQLTTVRFLGTFLDDPLAVPEAVLEYLATQLGIRRPGVVRDYMMREMTRFEHRWEIQAADGWQEFAQVTDELTRWIDRRAWATGEAARRSSTGRCRGCGSGGCCCRRWNR, encoded by the coding sequence ATGTCAGACGATGGTGATGAGAGACGATTTCTTACTGCTGTCCAGGTCGAGGCGTACGGGCGTTTCGTGGGGACGCCCGTACTGGAGGACTTGGAGCGGTTCTTCCTGCTGGACGATGTCGATCTGAAGCTGGTCCGGGGCCGGCGTGGGGCGGCGAACCGGTTGGGCTTCGCGTTGCAGCTGACCACGGTGCGGTTCCTGGGAACGTTCCTGGATGATCCGCTCGCGGTGCCGGAGGCGGTACTGGAGTACCTGGCTACACAGTTGGGAATCCGCCGGCCAGGTGTAGTGCGCGACTACATGATGCGGGAGATGACCCGGTTCGAACATCGCTGGGAGATCCAGGCCGCGGACGGCTGGCAGGAGTTCGCACAGGTCACCGACGAGTTGACGAGGTGGATCGATCGGCGGGCGTGGGCGACCGGAGAGGCCGCAAGGCGATCTTCGACCGGGCGGTGCCGTGGTTGCGGCAGCGGCGGGTGCTGCTGCCGGCGTTGGAACCGCTGA
- a CDS encoding DUF808 domain-containing protein gives MSAGLAALLDDVAVLARAAAASVDDVGVAAAKAGAKAAGVVIDDAAVTPQYVRGLAAEREIPIVRKIALGSLRNKFLIIMPVILLLSQFLPGLLTPLLMLGGAYLCYEGAEKVWERIAHHDAHGEKEQQPEEKVLIAGAIRTDLILSAEIMVISLNEVANETFISRLLILSVVAVIMTVLVYGAVGFIVKMDDIGLRLAEKPSKAAARFGRGLVKAMPKVLTGLSVVGTAAMLWVGGHILLVGLDDLGVHFLYDFVHHIEEDAHHATGAVGGVVGWLVNTIASAILGLIVGAVIVAVLAVTLHRNKSHGADKGEHGADKAAEAKTPQPVVAGQGAPTATKDQAKDEATPGTASVDTGAAPTPEAEILASRDDTAADAKGELDGTTASRDVPGTASAAHVDGTTAAGDGPGAAAAAEGDGMKGPAAPER, from the coding sequence TTGAGCGCTGGACTCGCAGCTCTGCTGGACGATGTGGCGGTGCTGGCGCGTGCGGCAGCCGCGTCGGTCGACGATGTCGGGGTGGCTGCCGCGAAGGCCGGTGCCAAGGCTGCCGGTGTGGTGATCGATGACGCTGCGGTGACTCCGCAGTATGTGCGGGGCCTGGCCGCCGAGCGGGAGATCCCGATCGTGCGGAAGATCGCGCTCGGGTCGCTGCGGAACAAGTTCCTGATCATCATGCCGGTGATCCTGCTGCTCAGCCAGTTCCTGCCCGGCCTGCTGACGCCGCTGCTGATGCTCGGTGGCGCCTACCTGTGTTACGAGGGCGCGGAGAAGGTGTGGGAGCGCATCGCGCACCACGACGCGCACGGTGAGAAGGAGCAGCAGCCCGAGGAGAAGGTGCTGATCGCCGGGGCGATCCGGACCGACCTGATCCTGTCGGCGGAGATCATGGTGATCTCGCTGAACGAGGTGGCGAACGAGACGTTCATCTCGCGGCTGCTGATCCTGTCGGTGGTCGCGGTGATCATGACGGTGCTGGTGTACGGGGCGGTCGGCTTCATCGTGAAGATGGACGACATCGGTCTGCGGCTGGCGGAGAAGCCCAGCAAGGCGGCGGCGCGGTTCGGGCGGGGCCTGGTGAAGGCGATGCCGAAGGTGCTGACCGGGCTGAGCGTGGTCGGTACGGCGGCGATGCTGTGGGTCGGTGGGCACATCCTGCTGGTCGGTCTCGACGATCTGGGCGTGCATTTCCTGTACGACTTCGTGCACCACATCGAGGAGGACGCGCATCACGCGACTGGTGCGGTCGGCGGGGTGGTCGGTTGGCTGGTCAACACGATTGCCAGTGCGATCCTCGGTCTGATCGTGGGTGCGGTGATCGTGGCGGTGCTGGCCGTGACGCTGCACCGCAACAAGTCGCACGGCGCGGACAAGGGTGAGCACGGCGCGGACAAGGCCGCGGAGGCGAAGACGCCTCAGCCGGTAGTGGCCGGTCAGGGCGCTCCCACCGCCACGAAGGACCAGGCAAAGGACGAGGCCACGCCCGGTACGGCGTCGGTGGACACGGGCGCGGCGCCGACGCCGGAGGCGGAGATCCTGGCTAGCCGGGACGATACGGCTGCCGACGCCAAGGGTGAGCTTGACGGCACAACCGCGAGCCGCGACGTCCCTGGGACCGCTTCCGCTGCTCATGTTGACGGCACGACCGCAGCTGGGGACGGGCCCGGAGCGGCCGCCGCTGCCGAGGGCGACGGCATGAAGGGCCCGGCAGCGCCGGAGCGCTGA
- a CDS encoding dihydrofolate reductase family protein, with product MSEVIAKATVSLDGFIADEQDQVGPLFDWYGNGEVAYAGGDPERVFHLSPASADYMKRTWSRIGVGVIGRRLFDLTDGWGGRPAAGDHVFVVTHEAPAGWAYPDAPFTFVTDGLASAIGQAKAAAGGRDVSLTGGDLLGQALAAGLVDEVQVDLVPVVFGKGVRFFGEFGGPPALLDDPEIVQGDRVIHLRFRVRR from the coding sequence ATGAGCGAAGTGATCGCCAAGGCGACGGTCTCCCTGGACGGCTTCATCGCGGACGAGCAGGACCAGGTGGGTCCGTTGTTCGATTGGTACGGCAACGGCGAGGTCGCCTATGCCGGCGGCGACCCGGAGCGGGTGTTCCACCTGTCGCCGGCCAGCGCCGACTACATGAAGCGGACCTGGTCGCGGATCGGGGTCGGGGTGATCGGCCGGCGGCTGTTCGATCTGACGGACGGCTGGGGTGGGCGGCCCGCCGCCGGGGATCACGTGTTCGTGGTGACGCACGAGGCTCCGGCCGGCTGGGCGTACCCGGATGCGCCTTTCACGTTCGTGACCGATGGGCTGGCCAGCGCGATCGGGCAGGCCAAGGCTGCCGCCGGCGGCCGGGACGTGTCGCTGACCGGCGGTGACCTGCTGGGTCAGGCCCTGGCCGCCGGGCTGGTCGACGAGGTGCAGGTGGATCTGGTGCCGGTGGTGTTCGGCAAGGGTGTGCGGTTCTTCGGGGAGTTCGGTGGGCCGCCGGCGCTCCTGGACGATCCGGAGATCGTCCAGGGCGACCGGGTGATTCACCTGCGGTTCCGGGTGCGCCGCTAG